In Tenuifilum sp. 4138str, a single window of DNA contains:
- the gmk gene encoding guanylate kinase: MEGKLLIFSAPSGAGKTTIVRHLLEKFPQLEFSVSACSRMPRNGEVNGKDYYFLTVDEFRNRIEKGEFVEWEEVYPGSYYGTLWSEVKRIWDKGHHVMFDVDVKGGVNLKRKFPNNSLAVFVMPPSIDELRERLLKRGTETEESLKVRIGKAQEEMTYANQFDYVLTNNQVETAFAEAERIVENFLLKKL; the protein is encoded by the coding sequence ATGGAAGGCAAGCTATTAATATTTTCAGCCCCTTCGGGTGCAGGTAAAACTACCATTGTAAGGCATTTGTTGGAAAAATTCCCGCAACTTGAATTTTCGGTATCGGCTTGCAGCCGAATGCCCCGCAACGGAGAGGTTAACGGTAAGGATTACTACTTCCTTACTGTTGATGAATTCCGCAATAGGATTGAGAAAGGCGAATTTGTGGAGTGGGAAGAGGTTTATCCAGGGTCATACTACGGAACGCTGTGGTCTGAAGTTAAACGTATCTGGGACAAAGGACACCATGTGATGTTCGATGTTGATGTTAAAGGAGGTGTTAACCTCAAGCGGAAGTTTCCGAATAACTCGTTGGCAGTATTTGTGATGCCTCCTTCCATTGACGAACTGCGAGAACGACTCCTTAAAAGGGGAACAGAAACCGAGGAGTCGCTAAAGGTGCGTATTGGTAAAGCACAGGAGGAAATGACCTATGCAAATCAGTTCGATTATGTATTAACCAATAATCAGGTAGAAACTGCATTTGCCGAGGCTGAGCGTATAGTTGAAAATTTTTTATTGAAAAAATTATGA
- a CDS encoding tetratricopeptide repeat protein — MKEFEDLLQEGRLAEAEELLLTLDQADDIVLYSWGRLYSRKGEEAKAISYYAKALEINPNNEEARVRLEIAREIFSFRDPNLYNH, encoded by the coding sequence ATGAAAGAGTTTGAGGATTTGCTTCAGGAAGGAAGGCTTGCTGAGGCCGAGGAGTTACTTTTAACACTGGATCAAGCTGACGATATCGTTTTGTATAGCTGGGGCCGCTTGTATTCCAGAAAAGGAGAGGAAGCAAAGGCCATTTCGTACTACGCTAAAGCATTAGAGATTAACCCTAATAACGAGGAGGCCCGGGTAAGACTCGAGATTGCAAGAGAAATATTCTCGTTTCGCGATCCAAACCTATACAACCATTAG
- the rplS gene encoding 50S ribosomal protein L19: MDLIKIAEQAFVEKKNHPDFKSGDTVVVHYKIKEGNKERIQNFRGVVIQRKGTGATETFTVRKISGGVGVERIFPLHSPFIEQIEVAKEGRVRRARIYYLRNLTGKKARIKEKKRGVEGENM, from the coding sequence ATGGATCTCATTAAGATTGCCGAACAAGCATTTGTTGAGAAAAAGAATCACCCCGATTTCAAGAGTGGCGACACAGTGGTTGTTCACTACAAGATTAAGGAAGGTAACAAGGAGCGTATTCAGAACTTCAGGGGTGTTGTAATTCAGCGTAAGGGAACCGGCGCTACTGAAACCTTTACCGTTCGTAAAATTTCAGGGGGTGTTGGCGTAGAAAGGATTTTCCCTTTACACTCACCTTTCATTGAACAAATTGAAGTTGCCAAGGAAGGTAGAGTGCGTAGGGCTCGTATTTACTACCTGCGTAACCTTACCGGTAAAAAAGCACGCATCAAAGAAAAGAAACGTGGCGTTGAAGGCGAAAATATGTAA
- a CDS encoding FKBP-type peptidyl-prolyl cis-trans isomerase, with product MAMNRLFIPAVMALLTLAACSNKSKLFPGYSVTDSGIHYKLITLGEGDTPASIINYVTAVIAYRTINDSLFFQGVRQFQLTAPEYEGSIDECFLMLNTGDSASFYIQAEPFFTKTLGTSLPRFINPGEFMRVDIKLLEVKTAEEFQKEMEAFMSWINDFGEYEKVILKQYLDGQKVDAQPTESGLYIIHQVKTQRSSVEIGDTVTIHYEGRFLNGKLFDSTRKRGEPFQFVYGQKWQVIPGLEEAIGKMREGEKAMLIVPSHLAFGQQGNSNGMIPAFTSVIFELEILEVKKGLAQ from the coding sequence ATGGCAATGAATCGCTTATTTATCCCCGCCGTTATGGCACTTTTAACCCTTGCGGCATGTTCAAATAAATCCAAACTATTCCCCGGTTACAGCGTAACCGATAGTGGAATTCATTACAAGCTCATTACGCTTGGCGAAGGCGACACCCCTGCATCGATAATTAATTACGTAACAGCAGTAATTGCATACCGCACCATAAACGACTCCCTTTTCTTCCAGGGTGTTCGTCAGTTTCAATTAACCGCGCCTGAGTATGAAGGCTCCATTGACGAATGCTTTCTGATGCTAAATACCGGCGATAGTGCATCGTTCTACATTCAAGCTGAGCCATTCTTTACCAAAACCCTTGGAACATCGCTTCCAAGGTTTATCAACCCCGGTGAATTCATGAGGGTTGACATCAAACTACTTGAGGTTAAAACTGCCGAGGAGTTCCAAAAAGAGATGGAAGCATTCATGAGCTGGATAAACGACTTTGGCGAATACGAAAAGGTTATACTAAAGCAATACCTCGATGGCCAAAAAGTTGATGCACAGCCAACTGAATCGGGGCTTTACATAATTCATCAAGTAAAAACACAACGCAGTAGCGTTGAAATTGGCGATACCGTAACCATACACTACGAGGGACGTTTCCTAAACGGAAAACTTTTCGACTCCACCCGCAAGCGGGGCGAACCATTCCAGTTTGTTTACGGCCAGAAATGGCAAGTGATTCCGGGCTTGGAGGAGGCCATTGGTAAAATGCGCGAGGGAGAAAAGGCCATGCTTATTGTGCCATCGCACCTTGCTTTTGGGCAACAGGGTAATTCAAACGGTATGATACCCGCATTTACTTCGGTGATTTTTGAACTTGAAATACTGGAGGTTAAGAAAGGTTTAGCACAATGA
- a CDS encoding FKBP-type peptidyl-prolyl cis-trans isomerase — protein MVNKINTLLIFLLLLSACNPSTQNVAEQPKSIPDTKQKLLGINYQLTEKDRELIKAYIDRHRLTMKESPSGLFVYVYGKGYGEYPKKGDLVNYYYRISLLDGTECYKSEPGKPKNMVVGHGGVEAGLEEGIMLMRKGQKALFILPPHLAHGLIGDMDKIPPRASIVYEVELVDVQH, from the coding sequence ATGGTAAATAAAATAAATACCCTTTTGATTTTTTTACTTTTGCTGAGTGCCTGCAATCCTTCAACACAAAATGTTGCGGAACAGCCAAAATCAATTCCAGACACCAAGCAAAAGCTTTTGGGTATTAACTATCAGCTTACCGAGAAGGATAGGGAGCTAATAAAAGCCTATATCGATAGGCATAGGTTAACCATGAAAGAAAGCCCAAGCGGACTATTTGTATATGTTTATGGTAAGGGTTACGGTGAATACCCCAAAAAAGGTGATTTGGTCAATTACTACTACCGCATTTCGCTTCTGGACGGAACTGAATGCTACAAATCAGAACCAGGCAAACCTAAAAATATGGTAGTGGGGCATGGAGGAGTTGAAGCGGGACTGGAGGAGGGCATTATGCTCATGCGGAAAGGGCAAAAAGCTCTTTTTATTCTACCACCACACCTTGCTCATGGTTTAATTGGCGATATGGATAAAATCCCCCCCCGGGCTTCAATAGTTTATGAGGTTGAGCTGGTTGATGTTCAGCATTGA
- a CDS encoding DUF1987 domain-containing protein, whose product MKALRIEAEIDSPEIYFNPDTKVFSISGISHPENAKEFYQQILDWLDEYYEFIKNQEPSKIIVDLNFRYINSTSYKYLRDVLRKISSFRSANFEVEVIWNYHEEDEELLHEGVVLFELPDINLPYKCIPYN is encoded by the coding sequence ATGAAAGCTTTAAGAATAGAGGCTGAGATTGATTCACCCGAAATATACTTCAACCCTGACACTAAAGTATTTTCCATTTCCGGCATTTCGCACCCGGAGAATGCCAAGGAATTTTACCAGCAAATACTCGATTGGCTCGATGAATACTATGAGTTCATCAAAAACCAAGAGCCATCGAAAATCATAGTTGACCTTAACTTTAGGTATATCAACTCTACTTCATACAAGTATCTCCGCGACGTTTTAAGAAAAATATCGTCGTTTCGAAGCGCAAACTTTGAAGTTGAGGTTATATGGAACTACCATGAGGAGGATGAGGAACTGCTCCATGAGGGTGTAGTTCTGTTTGAACTACCCGATATCAACCTGCCCTACAAATGCATACCCTATAACTAA
- a CDS encoding TolC family protein, producing MMRSKTKNRLQTISILLLFITSSFSASHAQSADTLKISDAIKIGLENNFSLRIARNEELVARTNNTLGAAGFLPKVDISSSASGSNYNIRQELATGEVNETKNYQTTSVYGGVQLSWTVFDGFAMFANRQRLSTLEGINSIAYQLKVEDVVSDIIVNYYTLSAEKQLLDIYKEILRLSADRLNIAREKAAIGTSYLLAVMQAEVDYRTDSTQVLRQINRIKDLTITLNKLLGRDPSIQFEIESKIPEVKLYNQDSVITMLKSNNKELLISRLNLRLKQIAIKEAQASRYPRLTLSSAYNFSQSNTPDGSTTLSRNIGPSYGVTLGIPLFNGFNVNRNIANARIYMENQQFNLQALENDLTAEAVRLTNNLLLATNLVEIEKKSALLAKQNSDISIEKYRVGLISDLELRDAQIRYLNAEFRYQNALIQAKSAEIAIQVLIGNLQMP from the coding sequence ATGATGAGGAGTAAAACAAAAAATAGATTACAGACTATATCGATATTGCTTTTGTTTATTACAAGCTCATTTTCAGCCTCACATGCACAATCAGCTGATACACTCAAAATTTCCGATGCCATTAAGATTGGGTTGGAGAACAACTTCTCCCTTAGAATAGCCCGAAACGAGGAACTAGTAGCTCGAACCAACAACACCTTAGGGGCAGCAGGATTCCTTCCTAAAGTAGATATTAGTTCTTCGGCCAGCGGAAGCAACTACAATATTCGCCAGGAACTGGCAACCGGCGAGGTTAACGAAACAAAAAACTATCAAACCACTTCAGTTTATGGAGGGGTTCAACTTTCCTGGACAGTCTTTGATGGTTTTGCCATGTTTGCCAACCGCCAGCGACTAAGCACACTGGAGGGAATAAACAGCATCGCTTATCAGCTTAAGGTTGAGGATGTGGTATCGGATATTATTGTTAACTACTATACCCTTTCGGCCGAAAAGCAGCTGCTCGATATTTATAAAGAGATTTTGCGCCTCTCAGCCGATAGGCTTAATATTGCCCGCGAAAAAGCAGCCATTGGTACCAGTTACCTGCTTGCCGTTATGCAAGCTGAGGTTGATTACAGAACCGATTCAACTCAAGTGTTAAGGCAAATTAACAGGATTAAAGACCTTACCATTACCCTGAACAAGCTGCTTGGGCGCGATCCATCTATTCAATTTGAAATTGAAAGTAAAATCCCTGAAGTAAAGCTTTACAATCAGGATTCAGTAATTACCATGCTCAAAAGCAACAACAAGGAGTTGCTTATTTCACGGTTAAATTTACGTTTAAAGCAAATTGCCATTAAGGAAGCTCAAGCCTCACGATATCCTCGTCTTACTCTCTCATCCGCTTATAATTTTAGTCAAAGCAACACACCTGATGGGTCAACCACCCTTTCCCGGAACATAGGACCTTCGTACGGAGTTACACTTGGCATTCCACTATTCAATGGGTTCAATGTAAACAGGAACATTGCCAATGCTCGCATCTACATGGAGAATCAGCAATTTAATCTACAGGCGTTGGAGAATGATTTAACTGCCGAAGCCGTAAGGCTTACAAACAATCTGCTGCTGGCAACAAACCTGGTAGAGATTGAAAAAAAATCGGCACTACTGGCAAAGCAAAACTCCGATATCTCCATTGAGAAGTATCGTGTTGGGCTAATAAGTGACCTTGAACTACGCGACGCCCAAATCCGTTACCTTAATGCTGAGTTTAGGTATCAAAATGCCTTAATACAAGCCAAATCGGCTGAAATTGCAATTCAGGTCCTAATAGGGAATTTGCAGATGCCCTAA
- the hydE gene encoding [FeFe] hydrogenase H-cluster radical SAM maturase HydE: protein MIIDNLLNKDNLNKEELVYLLGCEGEEKTKLFTKAAEVKAKYIGRKVYFRGLIEMSNICRKNCLYCGIRSGNTNVHRYNLTDDEVIEAAKFAWENRYGSIAIQTGEVSTKEFVDRIENLLDKINKATNHELGITLSLGEQTEETYRRWFNKGAIRYLLRIEASNRELYAKLHPNDKHHDFDERLECLKALRRVGYQVGTGVMIGLPFQTLEHLADDLLWMQEIDVDMVGMGPYVEHPDTPLYQYRDKLLPLTERFNLALKMTALLRILMKDINIAAPTALQAIDPLGREKAIKVGANIVMPNITPGAYRNDYKLYENKPCTDDAADDCKNCLEARIQLTGDEIGYGEHGNSRHFYRRRNDTTI from the coding sequence ATGATTATCGATAATCTTTTAAATAAAGATAATTTAAATAAGGAAGAACTCGTATACCTCTTGGGCTGCGAGGGTGAGGAAAAAACAAAGCTTTTCACAAAGGCTGCTGAGGTAAAGGCTAAGTATATTGGACGCAAGGTTTACTTCAGAGGTCTAATTGAAATGTCGAATATTTGCCGTAAAAACTGTTTGTACTGCGGCATCCGTTCTGGCAATACCAACGTTCATCGGTATAATTTAACTGACGATGAGGTAATTGAGGCAGCCAAATTTGCCTGGGAAAACCGTTACGGAAGCATTGCCATTCAAACTGGCGAGGTAAGCACTAAAGAGTTTGTTGATAGAATAGAAAACCTACTGGATAAAATCAACAAAGCCACAAACCATGAGCTGGGAATTACACTTTCGCTTGGTGAGCAGACCGAGGAAACATACCGGCGATGGTTTAACAAAGGAGCCATTCGTTACCTGCTCCGCATTGAGGCCTCGAACCGTGAACTCTATGCAAAGCTTCATCCCAACGATAAGCATCACGATTTTGACGAACGGCTGGAATGCCTGAAGGCCCTCCGACGTGTAGGATATCAGGTTGGAACAGGGGTAATGATTGGGCTGCCTTTTCAAACCCTAGAGCACCTTGCCGACGACCTGCTTTGGATGCAGGAAATAGATGTGGACATGGTTGGCATGGGCCCTTACGTTGAACACCCCGATACCCCACTTTACCAGTATCGAGATAAACTTCTTCCGCTTACCGAACGCTTTAACCTGGCTCTTAAAATGACAGCCTTGCTTCGAATCCTCATGAAGGATATCAACATTGCTGCGCCAACCGCACTTCAGGCTATTGACCCTCTTGGTAGAGAAAAGGCCATAAAAGTGGGAGCTAATATCGTTATGCCAAACATAACTCCCGGTGCCTACCGTAACGATTACAAGCTATACGAGAACAAACCCTGCACCGACGATGCTGCCGATGATTGCAAGAATTGCCTCGAAGCACGTATTCAGCTAACCGGCGATGAAATTGGATATGGTGAGCATGGGAACTCAAGACACTTTTACCGGAGAAGAAACGATACGACTATATAG
- the nadD gene encoding nicotinate (nicotinamide) nucleotide adenylyltransferase: MKVGLFFGSFNPIHTGHLVIAEYILEFSDLSEIWFVVSPQNPLKSPEDLEKDEHRLNMARLAVHENNKRLKVCDIEMSMPRPSYTIDTLKKLGELYPGNEFALIIGSDTLQTLPQWKSYKELVSNYDFLVYPRECNAYKQDFPTERFSLVDAPIIGISSTHIRSIIAKGKDVLGYVPDDVWDYIERHGLYGYKGIKISNL; encoded by the coding sequence ATGAAAGTAGGACTATTCTTTGGGTCGTTTAACCCAATACACACGGGGCATCTGGTAATAGCCGAATATATACTTGAGTTTTCCGATTTATCGGAGATATGGTTTGTGGTTAGCCCACAAAATCCGCTAAAAAGCCCTGAAGATTTGGAAAAGGATGAGCATAGGTTAAACATGGCTCGTTTAGCTGTGCACGAGAACAATAAAAGGCTTAAGGTTTGCGATATTGAAATGTCCATGCCTCGCCCTTCCTACACCATCGATACCTTAAAAAAACTTGGCGAACTTTATCCAGGAAATGAGTTTGCTTTGATTATTGGTTCCGATACGCTTCAGACCCTCCCGCAATGGAAAAGCTACAAGGAATTGGTATCCAACTATGACTTTTTGGTGTATCCCCGTGAATGTAACGCTTACAAGCAAGATTTTCCTACTGAAAGGTTTAGCCTGGTTGATGCACCAATTATCGGTATTTCCTCCACTCACATACGTTCAATTATTGCAAAAGGCAAGGATGTTTTGGGGTATGTACCCGATGATGTATGGGACTACATTGAGCGGCATGGACTATACGGTTACAAGGGGATAAAGATTTCAAATTTATAG
- the ndk gene encoding nucleoside-diphosphate kinase, producing MNTRFTFCMIKPDAFKSDTVSDILLDILKAGFKIRGIKITMLTKSKAEQFYDIHQGKEFFDRLTTFMSSGPVMAMVLERPDAVESMRKLIGKTDPAQAEEGTIRKKFGSDTTHNAVHAADSYENAEREWSFFFSKREIY from the coding sequence ATGAATACACGGTTTACTTTTTGTATGATAAAACCCGACGCCTTTAAAAGCGACACGGTTAGCGATATCTTGCTCGATATCCTTAAAGCTGGCTTTAAGATCCGAGGGATAAAGATTACCATGCTCACCAAGTCAAAGGCTGAGCAGTTTTACGATATACACCAGGGAAAGGAGTTTTTTGATAGGCTTACAACCTTTATGAGTTCAGGGCCTGTAATGGCAATGGTTTTGGAGCGCCCCGATGCGGTTGAATCGATGCGGAAGCTGATTGGTAAAACCGACCCAGCCCAGGCCGAGGAGGGAACAATCCGGAAAAAGTTCGGGTCCGACACAACCCATAATGCCGTTCATGCAGCCGATAGTTACGAAAATGCCGAGCGCGAGTGGAGTTTCTTCTTCTCCAAGAGAGAAATTTATTAG
- a CDS encoding DMT family protein: MTRGLITILLLVLSNTFMTLAWYGHLKFKDMKWFENLSLVGIVLISWGIALFEYFFQVPANRLGFRENGGPFSLVELKVIQEAITLVIFMGFTLFAFKTETIRTNHIIGFGFLILAVYFIFKK; encoded by the coding sequence ATGACTAGAGGCTTAATCACCATACTGCTACTAGTGCTGTCAAACACATTTATGACATTAGCCTGGTATGGGCACCTGAAGTTCAAGGATATGAAATGGTTTGAGAACTTAAGCTTAGTGGGGATAGTTCTTATTAGCTGGGGCATAGCCCTATTCGAATACTTTTTTCAGGTTCCCGCTAACCGTCTAGGTTTCAGAGAGAATGGCGGCCCCTTTTCGCTTGTTGAACTTAAGGTGATTCAGGAGGCTATTACACTGGTAATATTTATGGGCTTTACCCTTTTTGCTTTTAAAACAGAGACAATTCGCACAAACCACATAATAGGATTTGGGTTTCTGATACTAGCGGTTTACTTTATTTTCAAGAAGTAA
- a CDS encoding DHH family phosphoesterase: MLQIDKSQLNELKKALSSSKNIVITTHHNPDGDAIGSVLGLYHAFRAKGIDSRMVTPNGFPDFLGWLPDADKIMHYSRDKKGVEDLLSNADLLFCLDFNGFKRVEDMAEVLEKSPAKRVLIDHHPEPESPFHISISYTEVSSTAELVYEVIEQIYGESIINYESAVSLYTGIMTDTGSFSYACSRERTFAIAGKLIAKGVIVEDVQGLVYNNFSENRMRLLGFSLAERMKVYPEHRAACIWLSRNDLNTFKHQIGDTEGFVNYPLSIKGIVFSVLFTENEGFVKVSLRSRGNFPVNTFSKLYYQGGGHKNAAGGKAFMGMDEAVKQFEELIAKHSIELNS; encoded by the coding sequence ATGCTTCAAATAGATAAAAGTCAACTTAACGAGCTGAAAAAGGCGCTAAGCAGTTCTAAAAACATAGTAATAACCACACATCACAACCCCGATGGCGATGCTATTGGCTCAGTTCTTGGCCTATACCATGCATTTAGGGCAAAGGGTATCGACTCACGTATGGTTACACCCAATGGTTTTCCCGACTTTTTAGGTTGGCTGCCCGATGCCGATAAGATTATGCACTACTCAAGGGATAAAAAGGGTGTAGAGGATTTGCTTTCAAATGCCGACCTGCTATTCTGTTTGGACTTTAACGGATTCAAGCGGGTAGAGGATATGGCCGAAGTATTGGAAAAATCGCCCGCCAAACGGGTTCTTATCGACCATCACCCTGAACCCGAAAGCCCTTTCCATATATCAATTTCATACACTGAGGTCAGCTCAACCGCCGAACTGGTTTATGAGGTTATTGAGCAAATTTATGGCGAGAGTATTATTAACTATGAGTCTGCAGTAAGCCTCTACACTGGCATTATGACCGATACAGGTTCGTTCAGCTACGCATGCTCGCGCGAGCGGACATTTGCCATTGCAGGAAAGCTAATAGCCAAAGGAGTAATTGTTGAGGATGTTCAAGGTTTGGTTTACAATAACTTTTCGGAAAACCGAATGCGCCTGCTTGGCTTCTCTCTTGCCGAACGCATGAAGGTTTACCCTGAGCATCGTGCAGCTTGCATTTGGCTTAGCCGAAACGACCTAAATACGTTCAAACATCAGATTGGCGATACCGAGGGTTTTGTTAACTATCCATTATCGATTAAAGGCATCGTTTTTTCAGTTCTTTTCACTGAAAACGAAGGTTTCGTGAAAGTTTCGTTGCGTTCAAGGGGTAATTTCCCTGTAAACACTTTCTCAAAGCTATACTACCAGGGCGGAGGACACAAAAATGCTGCTGGTGGAAAAGCATTCATGGGTATGGATGAGGCTGTGAAACAGTTTGAGGAGCTAATTGCCAAGCATTCCATAGAACTTAACTCATAG
- a CDS encoding YicC/YloC family endoribonuclease: protein MLVSMTGYGKAERVFGNKKIVVEVRSLNSKQFDFNLRLPAIYRELEMEIRTKAAKELERGKVDMSISIEETAESQAIPINDSVFMAYYRQLSDIASKNSISFNPAEVVPAILRLPEVIRAQKEEIAPEELDAVLQACAEALNALIQFRKQEGAILEKDLLSRVNLILDYLQRVEPFEKQRIHDVRKRISDSLKQIDANIKVDDNRFEQEVIYYLEKLDITEEKVRLRQHCSYFTETVNQPESVGRKLGFIAQEMGREINTLGSKANNAEIQKIVVMMKDELEKIKEQSLNIL from the coding sequence ATGCTAGTATCGATGACCGGCTATGGAAAAGCCGAAAGGGTTTTTGGAAACAAAAAAATTGTTGTTGAGGTCCGTTCACTTAACTCAAAGCAGTTCGATTTTAACCTCCGCTTGCCAGCTATTTACCGTGAACTGGAGATGGAAATCAGAACTAAAGCCGCCAAGGAGTTAGAGCGCGGAAAAGTTGATATGTCCATTAGCATTGAGGAGACTGCCGAGTCGCAGGCCATACCCATAAACGATTCCGTTTTTATGGCTTACTACCGGCAGCTAAGCGATATTGCTTCAAAAAATAGCATTAGCTTCAACCCTGCTGAGGTTGTTCCAGCCATACTCCGATTGCCTGAGGTTATTAGGGCACAGAAGGAAGAGATTGCCCCCGAAGAGCTTGACGCAGTTTTGCAGGCATGCGCTGAAGCGTTGAACGCCTTAATTCAATTCCGAAAGCAGGAGGGCGCAATTCTTGAAAAGGATTTACTGAGCCGAGTTAACCTGATACTTGATTACTTGCAAAGGGTTGAACCTTTTGAAAAGCAGCGCATTCACGATGTGCGTAAACGGATTTCGGATAGTTTAAAGCAGATTGATGCCAATATTAAGGTTGACGACAACCGTTTTGAGCAGGAGGTTATTTACTACCTTGAAAAGCTTGACATTACGGAGGAGAAAGTACGTTTGCGACAGCATTGTAGCTACTTTACGGAAACAGTTAACCAGCCTGAATCGGTTGGACGTAAGCTTGGGTTTATAGCCCAGGAAATGGGACGCGAAATAAACACTCTGGGATCAAAGGCAAACAATGCCGAAATCCAAAAAATTGTGGTGATGATGAAGGATGAGCTTGAGAAAATCAAGGAGCAATCGTTAAACATCTTGTAG